A stretch of Cupriavidus necator DNA encodes these proteins:
- a CDS encoding TerC family protein, with product MEWFTDLFTMQFLTALLSIVVIDLVLAGDNAIVIALAARNLPAHLQKKAIIWGTVGAVVVRSAMTIGVVWLLKIPGLMLIGGLALVWIAYKLLSDEGDGEGHGSGASTLWGAMKTIIIADAVMGVDNVLAVAGAAHGSFLLVVLGLLISIPIVVWGSSLVLKLMSRFPIIIYLGAGVLAFTAVKMIVHEPMIKAFFEANPVVNWGLYVLIVGGVLGAGYLVQKRRVQQPAGSH from the coding sequence ATGGAGTGGTTTACCGATCTGTTCACGATGCAGTTCCTGACGGCACTGCTGTCCATCGTCGTCATTGACCTGGTGCTGGCTGGAGACAATGCCATCGTGATCGCCCTGGCGGCGCGCAACCTGCCCGCCCACCTGCAGAAGAAGGCCATCATCTGGGGTACCGTCGGCGCCGTGGTGGTGCGCTCGGCCATGACGATCGGGGTGGTCTGGCTGCTGAAGATTCCGGGGCTGATGCTGATCGGCGGCCTGGCGCTGGTGTGGATTGCCTACAAGCTGCTGTCCGACGAAGGCGACGGCGAGGGGCACGGCTCGGGCGCCTCGACCCTGTGGGGCGCAATGAAGACCATCATCATCGCCGACGCGGTGATGGGCGTGGACAACGTGCTGGCCGTGGCCGGCGCCGCGCACGGCAGCTTCCTGCTGGTGGTGCTGGGCCTGCTGATCAGCATCCCGATCGTGGTGTGGGGCTCGAGCCTGGTGCTCAAGCTGATGAGCCGCTTCCCGATCATCATCTACCTGGGCGCAGGCGTGCTGGCGTTCACGGCAGTCAAGATGATCGTGCACGAGCCGATGATCAAGGCGTTCTTCGAAGCCAACCCGGTGGTCAACTGGGGCCTGTACGTGCTGATCGTCGGCGGCGTGCTGGGCGCCGGCTACCTGGTGCAGAAGCGCCGCGTGCAGCAACCGGCCGGCAGCCACTAA